Proteins encoded together in one Streptomyces sp. NBC_01216 window:
- a CDS encoding LacI family DNA-binding transcriptional regulator gives MSDSPSGTRPTLEAVAARAGVSRATVSRVVNGGAGVRAPLAEKVREAVEELGYIPNHAARTLVTRRNGAVAVIIAEPEFRIFSDPFFEQQVRGISRELTAYDAQLVLLWVEGPGDHERIARYLGGGHVDGALAFSLHTDDELPTLVRRVQVPTVYGGRPGWTGPADEPAVAYVDCDNRGGARAAVRHLRSLGRRRIAHITGPLDQTSAMDRLDGYRDELPDADPVLVEDGAFTEESGARAMAALLRRRPGLDAVFAANDLMASGALRVLREQGRRVPEDVALVGFDDMVPVAEGTDPPLTTVHQDVEGMGRLMVRLLMRTLDGEAATPVVTPTRLIRRAST, from the coding sequence TTGAGCGATTCGCCGTCCGGGACGCGCCCCACCCTGGAGGCCGTCGCCGCGCGCGCCGGAGTCTCCCGGGCGACGGTGTCCCGCGTCGTCAACGGCGGGGCCGGGGTGCGAGCGCCCCTGGCGGAGAAGGTGCGCGAGGCCGTCGAGGAGCTCGGCTACATCCCCAACCACGCCGCGCGGACACTGGTGACCCGGCGTAACGGCGCCGTGGCCGTGATCATCGCCGAGCCCGAGTTCCGGATCTTCTCCGATCCGTTCTTCGAGCAGCAGGTACGCGGCATCAGCCGGGAGCTCACGGCGTACGACGCCCAGTTGGTGCTGCTCTGGGTGGAGGGTCCGGGCGACCACGAGCGGATCGCGCGCTACCTGGGCGGCGGTCATGTCGACGGGGCACTGGCCTTCTCGCTGCACACCGACGACGAACTGCCCACACTCGTGCGGCGCGTCCAGGTGCCGACGGTCTACGGCGGCCGGCCTGGGTGGACGGGACCGGCCGACGAGCCGGCGGTCGCCTATGTCGACTGCGACAACCGTGGCGGGGCCCGCGCCGCGGTCCGCCATCTGCGGTCCCTGGGCCGTCGGCGGATCGCCCACATCACCGGCCCTCTCGACCAGACCTCGGCGATGGACCGGCTCGACGGATACCGGGACGAACTGCCCGACGCCGACCCGGTACTGGTCGAGGACGGAGCCTTCACGGAGGAGAGCGGGGCGCGGGCGATGGCCGCGCTGCTGCGGCGACGGCCGGGCCTGGACGCGGTCTTCGCGGCCAACGACCTGATGGCCTCGGGCGCGCTGCGGGTGCTGCGGGAGCAGGGCAGGCGGGTGCCGGAGGACGTGGCTCTGGTCGGTTTCGACGACATGGTCCCGGTCGCCGAGGGCACCGACCCCCCGCTCACGACGGTCCATCAGGACGTGGAGGGCATGGGGCGGCTGATGGTCCGGCTCCTCATGCGCACGCTGGA